In a single window of the Gemmatimonadota bacterium genome:
- a CDS encoding FHA domain-containing protein translates to MQLICKYWRLVGLVLVFLFFFRDAVAAPDFEALEKSVVRIVTKTSQGIGTGTGFVINDRGYIATNVHVIADGSLIKTIPTNSNTLYDVDVIAMSYEFDLAIVRAPGINLPPITLSLAPSRKGQKVWAIGYPGGADRNRPAYDPTVQDGVIGRIFSGAWKTQKFRIIQHNAPTNPGNSGGPLLDDCGRVIGVNTQASLVVIAGPSDGVTRVHHAAGIYWSSHIEELAKLLRDNAISFQSEDDACLTADSTGRSAEAERTKTQADDASQRFLIWIILLGAVALAALILALKKPRQQIIHVAEYISQHLKAKEPIGTVQKRVTEKLPEHGLMLAGFDGNGNPIRIALPPNRFAGQRLGISLGRHPELVNEIIQDQNVSRRHARIAVQAGQFYIEDLNSRNGTFLNHHKLSPFQPMLLDYGALVRLGGLEFRVSKLE, encoded by the coding sequence TTGCAACTGATATGCAAATATTGGCGTCTTGTCGGTCTTGTTCTCGTGTTTCTGTTTTTTTTTCGCGATGCTGTTGCTGCGCCAGACTTTGAAGCGCTTGAGAAGAGTGTTGTGCGTATTGTGACGAAGACAAGTCAGGGGATTGGTACGGGTACTGGATTTGTGATCAACGATCGGGGTTATATCGCCACGAATGTACACGTTATTGCCGATGGCAGTTTGATCAAAACAATACCGACAAATTCCAATACCCTGTACGATGTTGACGTAATTGCCATGTCCTATGAATTCGATCTGGCAATCGTACGCGCGCCGGGGATCAATCTTCCACCGATTACGCTTTCGCTCGCGCCATCGAGGAAGGGGCAGAAGGTGTGGGCTATCGGTTATCCGGGGGGAGCCGATAGGAACAGACCTGCCTATGATCCAACTGTACAGGATGGTGTTATTGGTAGAATTTTTTCAGGTGCATGGAAGACTCAAAAATTCAGGATTATTCAACACAACGCGCCTACGAACCCCGGTAATAGCGGCGGCCCTTTGTTGGACGACTGCGGAAGGGTGATTGGAGTTAATACGCAGGCATCACTTGTCGTCATTGCTGGTCCATCTGATGGGGTAACGCGAGTTCATCACGCGGCGGGTATTTACTGGTCTTCTCATATTGAGGAGTTGGCCAAGCTGTTACGCGACAACGCAATCTCTTTTCAATCTGAGGACGATGCGTGTTTGACGGCTGATTCTACCGGGCGTTCTGCGGAGGCAGAACGAACAAAGACTCAAGCCGACGATGCGAGCCAGAGATTTCTTATTTGGATTATATTGTTGGGTGCTGTGGCTTTGGCTGCCCTGATACTTGCCTTGAAGAAGCCCCGGCAACAAATCATTCACGTCGCAGAGTATATCAGCCAGCACTTAAAAGCAAAAGAACCCATCGGAACTGTCCAAAAACGAGTAACCGAAAAACTTCCAGAACACGGTCTGATGCTGGCCGGGTTTGATGGTAATGGCAATCCCATCCGCATTGCTTTACCGCCAAACAGATTCGCGGGGCAGCGTTTGGGAATTTCTTTGGGCAGGCATCCCGAGTTGGTGAATGAAATTATACAGGACCAAAATGTATCGAGACGGCATGCGCGAATAGCTGTACAAGCGGGTCAGTTTTATATTGAAGATTTGAACTCGCGTAACGGGACTTTTCTGAATCACCACAAATTGTCTCCGTTTCAGCCCATGCTTTTAGACTATGGGGCTTTAGTGAGATTGGGTGGTTTGGAGTTCAGAGTTTCAAAGTTGGAATAG